The region TCAATATCTTACATTATATTTGTGGGTGGTTTCATGTTAACCGTGACTTGCAGTCGCTGAACTTATTCGGTCCATTTGATAGTTTTTGATTTAATAAGAAATGTTTgtaatttctttataattaTCATCGCAATTCATTTTcctgttataaattttcaaaaagttaatTATTAGTCTTAGTAAGAAATACAATACtctgaatcaaaaaaatatatcgcgACACTAAAGagtagaattatttttttcgacttgGTTTGCTGCGACAAGAATCgttgggagaaaaaaatacacaacttAAAcgtgattgttttttttcggcTTTGGAATATGAaaggttatttttcgtcaagtATGACTAATTCAATCTACAAAAATCGTATGgaaagtaaattttattttacattccTTGTCTACTTGCATAAAAagtgtcgttttttggctcactATTTAGacaagaaaatttataatatcgataacgaaaattcaagtacaaGCAATCGGAGGACTGGTTCCATTCGCGTCCGAGAAATTCCCGCGTTATTGTCAAAACTTGCGAAAAGTATTTCAATGAGATCGCAAAACCGTCGCGCTcgagtaaaattaatttcttcgcAACAGTCATTGAAAGAATCTATTTAATcgagtatttgaatgaaattttttcttccatttttagGGGTGCATAACGCAGTGCAAGCCAAACTAGTCAGgcacgtattttttgtttttcgttaaaaatgataatttttcatgttataggtgattgaatttcactgattttaatatacatatatagacaTATCTCAACATGAGTGACGTCACAATGTTATAGTTTTCAATCTGTTATATTAAAggcaattttgattcaatcgaaaaagtaaaaaatacgtccaaaatatttttttccaatctacaagaatatgaaataaaaaaatttcattcaaatgcTCAATTGTCCATCTTCTCCATTACAAAGTCTTTCGTATCGCAAATGAATACACAGCACATCCATTACTCCTATGCATCAGAGACTTCTTTGTATttctttctattctttctttatttttcctcagTCTCTCTGTATcattacacaatatacacgtCAATGTACGATACGATTACTTGCATTACACGGTCTCTGCTGTTCTAGGTTACTCCCTGATGTATGGTGTATACATGTACTCGTATGTATGCATCGTTCCCGATTACACATATGTTAGTTAGATCCCACGCGAGTAAATTGCACGAAGAATGTGTCGCGTTGCCTGTAaggatatttttcttcttcctctctcgCTGTATTCACGACGTTGTTTTATGCACGGAGCACTGTTTACAGGTCTGTAACATGATTGTGCGTAAAGTTCGTTGTATATTAGTATAGACTCTCAACTTCCTtgagagaatttttcatcattcattATTTGCAGGACTGCAATTTCTTCTCCCGTATAAGGAGCCAATTATGACGAATTAATCATATGGATTCGTACTCGTATTCAGTGTAAAAATAAGTTTTACGTCAAACCGTGTGTAATAATCCTTTGATCCGTATACTCGCGCATGTACGCGAAGTGTAACATTCGTGTTCCACATGCTTGCAGGACGCAGTGTATCCGATATGACGTTTATACTCGTATTGCGTGTGTCTAGTTCTCACTATATTATTAGACTCGGTTATACTTATcatagaagaagaagaagatggaCAGAAAGGTTTTAccgtatataattataatatcatGCCTTCGGTATAAGTGCGTATTTAGGTACGCGAAAGGCGTGTATAAATGGTGTGTTATAAAGAATTATTAAAGTGGATTGGTGAAACGATCgcgaaaacaagaaaaaccaaaaaaaaaagaaaaactatcGTTAGGCGCAAGTTAGTTGATTCGTGTCCTGTCGTAAAAAAATCCACtagtttcgattttttcttaacaaggaaatatcaatttaaaaatatatacgtatataaatgtattacgaaaagataattataataagagaaataataaatatataacatCGTCAGTCTGGCGTAactatatatatgtgtacattaCTGTACAtgtacatgaatttttttctctcactctttctACTTCTagacaaaatatttataaaacatTTTCTCCGTATATAAACGAACAAATATCTTAACAAccatacattattatatatatattatattacacgaTACAGcgtattataaattatttataaagttTCTGTGCGCAGtgatgttaaaaattattgtgcgGAATATGGGTGGGTGTCAAAACTTGGAAGGATCAATATTTGGAATGGCGGatatatcgaaatttgaaacatgcgaaaatgaaataacgaaagatttcgaacaattcatctttcattattttattttcgcacgTTTGAGATTTCGATATATCGGCCATTCCAAATATTGATACTTCCAAGTATCGACCCCCACCAAAGAATATTCTTAACGAGTTAAGATATGAGCAGATAGGAAACTTTTATAAATAGCGTGAGTCGGTTTTATAATCTTCCGATTTCTCTTCTACTAAAGCTATATAATTACGTTGGTAATTGGGCACAAACGcgatttctgaatttttacaTGTCGCGCAGATTGTCGTTACGGTAAACGTACGAATACAATGCAGATTACCAGAATCAAAAATCTTGGATAGAATAAGGAAAGTGCGGAACCGGCGCTTGTTACGAAGTCAGCGTTGTTTTTATCGAGAAATCGGCACTGGGATTTTCGAAAATGCTTCACGTTACCGATCGAGTCTCGGGCTAAAATGCACATCTCCAATTTCCTCGATGATGGATCCGGCAGATCTCGTATCGTCAACGATCTTTCTATGTACACAACGTCCCTTTCGAATATCGGCTTTATCGGTGCTGATTTGTCGATCGCATTCTCGTCCGTTCTTCCGGCCTCCCTTACCACGACGTAAAAATCCCCAATATCATCACGCGAGGACACGAACCAAGTCACCTTCCACGAATTGTCCTCTTCGTTGCTGCGCAATTgggacgaagaaaaattttggtcATAAGATGATCGTTCGTGTCTTTTGCATgtcatgtttttatttttctaatttttaattttttttttttatcgtctttCATTTACTCACTAATTCACGCTACGGTACTTGAGGTCCGGCGTTATTTCGAAATCCGGGTTGTCCTGCACTTCTCGTTCACCGCAAACCATCAGGTCCTCCGTCACCGCGACTACCGATTCATTCGCAAGGAAATAAGGGCTCGAACATTTTGGCTCCGTCCATGATTCCGGGATTTCCGTCAGCGTTGACAGCCATCGACGCAATGGTCTCACGTAACAGTCGCAGTGAAGCGGATTCCCTAGAAAGAATGGTTGATGATAAGTTCGACGAAAGGAGGTGAACAAGGAAACCTTAAAGGTGTCCCAAACAGCACAACATTTGAAGTTGTCGAAAAGATGTCGAAAGAATGTCTTACGCGCCATTTTCTGACGCCTGTAAGGCCCCAAGGACACCTACTAGGCATTAAGATATGTTTTAGGCGTCGTAAAATGGCACATGAGACATCCATTATACGTTTTTTTGACGACTTTAAGTTTTGTGCTGTGTGTGGTGTCAGTCCTGATCAGGAGTTTTGTTTGACGGAAAATTGTCTCTGTATAATTTAGGTATAGGTATTTCAAGAAACAACTATTTGAAAACCGTTGATTTTCACTCACCGCCGTAGCGCAGATCCGTGCCGTTTTTTATTATCTTCAACAGCTCGATGTTAAAGCTTCCAAATTCATTGTCCCGCAGATCTAGTACCCTCAAGTGTTCCATCGGTATTATTTTGTCCAGAGGAATGGACGTCAAGTGGTTATCGTTTAGGTATACTTCGCTTAAATTTGCCGGATCCTGGAATACGTTTGGCTCCGAGATGTCGCTCAAATCGTTATAGGATAGATCCAGATACTCGAGAGAGGTCAGGTTCCCGATTACGTCTGGAAAAATGGTGACAAAGGGGAAAAGGCGTTTAAGCAATTGTTGGAAAGAAagaggtaagaaaaaaaaaagaagcgcTTCGCCTGAAATGACAAAACCCAACCGAAATCTAATTATCTGTTCATCCTGATCTTCtcacattttctgatctcGTTGATGTTGTTGTGACTCAAATTCAGCCGCTTCACTTTCCTCGTGCCGACCGTCAGGTCGAAGGTTATAACCGGCATCGTGTTGTAGGACAGATCGATCTCTTTAAGTCTGTACGGAATCCAGGGATCGTTAGGGAACATTTTTCGCGTTATGAATGATATCCTGTTGTGGCTGAGGTTTATCCTCTCCAGCGATAGGCAGTCGTCGAGGAGGCCCTTTGTCTTGTTGTCCAATTTTTCAAGCCGGTTCTTCGACAGGTCCAAGCTACGCAGAGACACGAGTCCCTGAAACGCTCCGTTGGGTATGTGGCGTATCGCGTTGTCGGATAAATTCAACGTCAGCAGTTGCAGTAGACCTTCGAATGCTCGGATGCTCACGTTCGCTATCTTGTTGTTCGACAGGTTCAACTCAAACACTATAGGCAATCTACCGAACGCCGCTTTGTCCAACGAGGTCAAATGGTTCCCCTTAAAAAGCGAAAGTTCGATGAGTATTTGTTTCTCGTTTTTGTCCTAAAGTGCGTTTTTTTCCGTGTTTATCGGGTGTATAGTCCAGTCGAAAGAGAGTGTCGAAgcataaaaattgagaaactgAGGCTTGGAACCAGTGACTGATTTAGGTACCGATCAGTGATATTAAGTAATAATTGACTGGGTATTGAAAGCACTAGAAGACTTTTTTAttagcaaaagaaaaagaaaaaaaaacataataatatGCCCAAAAAGTCGTCGACACAACTGATTTTAAACTCTCTTCTCGTGAAagttcgttgtttttttctccttctttttctaCGTTGACGCGACATTCTTCAGTCaaggtttttttgtttcgacgTCGTTTTTACTGGACCGTAGACCTGCCGAatagtaaaatttatatttcctTTGAATTACCTGCATGTAGAGATACTGCAAACTACTCAGACTACCCAGCGCGGCCTGCGGTGGTTTAGTGATGTTGTTTTCGACGAGGAACAAGGTTCGTAAGGTTAACAAAGTGTCGAAACTACCATGCTGCAGATTGTCGGCTAGCCGATTTCTTGACAGGTCCAAAGACAGCAGAGAATTCATTGACGGCCATACTTCGGTCGTTGGTATCTCTTCAAGTTCATTCTCCGAGAAGTCCAAGTGACCCAGTGATATCGGTAGCTGGAATATCTTTGTCAACGAGTTGTTCTTCACCGTTAGTGTCCTAAAATGGGATGTGAAAATGATCGactcgttttctttttaccgATCACTATCCGATAGTGAAATATCTACCCACCTACAACTGGCGAGTTTGGCCAAACTGCCCCTCGAAATATCCTCAAGTTTGTTGTAGCTCATGTCGAGATCGAGGAGAGTTGGAAGCGATCCGAAAGTCGAGGGTTTGATTTTCTGCAGTGAATTGTGGGACAGGTTTAGGTATCGGAGACTGAACAGTGTCTGGAATATTCCATTCTGTATCTCGGATATGTTGTTGTACGACAGGTCGATAGTGTGTAGCTCGTACAGCTTGGGAAATGTCTGTCTCGGCACCGAGTGCATGGAGTTGTGGGATACGTTGAGTATCTGAAGACCGCTCATGTTGTGCAGCGGAACCTGAACAATTATGGGAACAGTCAGCGTCCTGAAATCGATCCTAAAAATTCACCTGTACCTTTCCACGCTAACCTGATTCAACTCCGTGAACATGTTGTAACTCAGTTGCAACTCCAGAGCGTAAGTCGAGCTGTCGAACGCGTACTTCGATATGTTTTCCAGAAGGTTGTGGCTCAGGTCAAGCGTTATGTTTGCGCAGTTCACAAATGCCTCTGCTTCTATGCTCGATATTTGGTTGTGGGAGAGATTGACTCGCGCCAAGTAGAGGTCCTTGAACGATTGCTTTTCTATCAGTGTAACCTCGTTCTCCGATACGTCCAATACCTGCGACAACGATCATCGTCGTGAAGACTGACCCGGACTGAATTTTGACGTGTTCGGTTGAGGATTTTCAGACTTTACTGTCCAGGGGAGAAATTGGTCAAACCAAGAAATGATTGAACCACGGTTTGAAAAGTCGAACCCAGGGTCGAGGTTTGTTATTAAAGAATCTGTTTTCGTGTGCATATCGAGAtgatatattttcaacagAATTGAACCGGTTTATCTCGAGTCTGATTATATCTAAGCCTGGAACTCTTTTCCCTGGAATGTGTACAGTCTGAAAAATGATCCCTAtggttgaaatgaaaatgaaatggtTCGCAATTACGATTTATCAATCACCTCGGCGTACTGGAGCTGATTGAACATCTGGAAGTCGATTTTCTTTATCGAATTTCGGGCCAAATCTATCGTGCCGATTCGAGTAACCGATCCAAAAGTTCCGCGACCCACATCGATGATGTTGTTATCGCTCAAGTAGAGCCGCCGCATGAATCTCAAGCCTCTGAACGTGTTCGcgtccaatttttttatcatgttgTGACTGAGATTCACAACTTGGAGCAGCGAATTCCTTGAGAAAGTTGCTCTGGCAAAACGAtggagaaaaagtaaaagtatTAGATGTACGCTGTATTCTTAGTTAAAGGATTTGATGACTTTATAACCAAGTATGGAGATCAAATATGGCGGATAAGAAATGCCTTTTCATTTAAGGGAACACAATTTGACCGGACAGAAATCATAGCAAAACCTGCAGGGTTATTCAGACCGTTGTTACAACACTTCTTTCGCCGTATTTGTGGTAAAgtggacaaatttttattatgaaGTGGTTTTTTCGAATGGCCTTACTTTTTGAGTTCCGGTATCGCGTTTCGGGACAGATTGCAGAAGTTCAGCTTCGTCAGATCGGCCAGATTTGACGGATCCAATTTTGATATCAAGTTACCCGAAATGTCGAGCCAGTCAACCTCTCGCAACCCTCGAAATTGGTTGCGTTTCAGCTCTTTTATTCTGTTCCCGTGCAGATCGACGCTCTTCACCTTCCTCAGAGGAGCCAAAGCCTCGACGGGCAGAGAGGCAAGTGTACCTTTTCAGAATTATAGGAGTTCAAAGCTCATTGCAACGTCGACGTAGAGgaaaaatgttgagaaaaattgtcaaatcgTTCTTACAAGGAAGGCATCTcaggtcgatctctccgatttgatttcttttgtaatacgTTATattagactaaaaactaagcgacacgtattttttttatcttccatTTTAAACACTTTAACGGGGTGATACTGCACTTTCAAAGTAAGGCATATCAAGGGtcgatttggcagttttttttttttaattgagaaaattacatttttcatttctggttacgagaaaaatttttcagttggATTGGTTAAGAAATATgttcttgtgggtgaaactgccaaatcatccgttgacatgccttactttcgagggtggtttcacccccttaaagtgtttaatggtaGATAAATACTTGTCgtttagtttttagtctactataacatattagaaaagaaatcaagTCGGAGACATCGATCTGGGATATTTTTCTTGTTAGTCAATTTTGGATCGTTCAATTTGTCCCCCTCACGATATTGTATCATGGGAATCGAATTATTCGGAACGGTTTTTTCATTGTGAGATGATAATTGTAGACTGGTTTTCAGGGGGCGctactgtttcagagttgaaatattgaatcgACTTGAAGGTAGTCATTTCCAACTAACTGAACCCTCAGGGATTCTTACATGGGATCTAAAACATCGTACGATCAATTCCGCTGTAAAAATACATGGAAATTTCAGTGTTGCGCATTGATTACCGTTCGTGATGGagattttttcgattctaCCGGCCGCCATGCTCCCGGTGAAGCTGTCCTTCGGTAGCTCGCTCATTTCGTGACCGTCGATGTTGAGTATCGTTAAATTGCCCAGAATCGAGAATGCCTCCTTTGGAAATTTCTGCAATCTCGTTCTCACCAAGTGCAATTCCTGCAGCGTTCTGTTCACCCCCAAAAAACTGTGCTCATCTATCAGTCTCAGCGGCGTGTCGACGTATCTCAAAATTCGCACCTTCAGCGGGTACAAAGCAGGGCCGTACATTCGACCTTGAAATTCAAACGCAATCGTacaaatgttaaaaaaatttcccacttACGTAGGTACatagaatcgaactcgcattttATTGCAGACCGCAAACAAGTTAACCGGTAAGGAAAGGCATTAATGGACAttaatgtatatattattattattattattattattatttatgaccAATTTTTCCTTCATATGTAAAAAGTGTACATAAGAAGGACGTATAGGGGGTATTAAATACCAGTACATAGGTTGATCCTGATAAAATTAGATTATATGtgaggtattccatgccaactgagaGATCATTTTCCCTAACCCCCAccaatttgcttcattattttttatataattctACAACCTCAAAACAGTACTCAACATTTTTATCAGATTTTTCGTCCCaaccattcttttttcaaaaattttacaaacccGTTTGTTGTCCTAAAAAAAacgccgttttttttttttgcaaaaattcacataatttctgggtcccaaaacaaacattttgagCCATAGTTCAGAGTGGAGAATtgattttgtatattttttaaatatttttttaaaggaataatttttctcattttgtaCGCATACAAAACATTTGTTATgcttgtaacattttttaaaaaagaatggtagggacgaaaaatctgaaaaaaacgGTGAGTACTTTTTTTAGGTTgtagaatcatataaaaaataatgaagcaaattggcGGAGGTCAGGGAAAATGACCTCTCAGTTGGCATGTAATAACTCACGTGTGTATTAACATGATTAGATCAACAGTAAATTATACGCGcgtgaattaatttttgtgtTATCATGcgcataaataaatattgtgcGTACCGTGCGTACTTACCGATGTTGCATTTGTTCAGAACGAGTTCTTCGATCGGTAGATTTTCGTGGGACAAATTTATCAGCCCGAGACTCAGGCTGGCCAAGTTCGCGTTTTCGCATTTCGCGTAAATGCCATCGTCGCTACCTCGGACGCAGCTGCACGGCTGAAACAGAACCTGACGTTCCGGGCACCGAAAACGCGGACCGGGCGGTATGTAGACGCCGGAAATCCATTGCGACGTAGACAGGATCACAAAAATtacgtgaataatttttctggcGCGCATTTCTGAAAATAGCGAAACGGTGGATGaattattgcaaaattatgattttccgtttcatttttttctctgtaattGTGCTCAGCGAAGAGAGAAAGTCATTTCAACCATCCGGAAATTGAGATTAGTTTTTGCTTCACCTCTCCCGACGTTTCGAgatgcaaagaagcattttcaaattccgatCAGAATTCTTTTGTCCATCGATAAGTTGAAAACGTATCTATCGATTTAGGTGAGATTTGGTAAGTATTGATCGGTTACATTCGACTTGGAACCGATcagatttttacaaaaatcgaCCTAGTCTGCATCTttgagttttttctttttgtcaaaatgaaaatctccTTCCCCGAAattctttaaatattttcgatgatACAGTGTTTGGACTAAGATTATGGACGATAATGATTCCAGAATTTTTA is a window of Neodiprion pinetum isolate iyNeoPine1 chromosome 4, iyNeoPine1.2, whole genome shotgun sequence DNA encoding:
- the conv gene encoding chaoptin, yielding MRARKIIHVIFVILSTSQWISGVYIPPGPRFRCPERQVLFQPCSCVRGSDDGIYAKCENANLASLSLGLINLSHENLPIEELVLNKCNIGRMYGPALYPLKVRILRYVDTPLRLIDEHSFLGVNRTLQELHLVRTRLQKFPKEAFSILGNLTILNIDGHEMSELPKDSFTGSMAAGRIEKISITNGTLASLPVEALAPLRKVKSVDLHGNRIKELKRNQFRGLREVDWLDISGNLISKLDPSNLADLTKLNFCNLSRNAIPELKKATFSRNSLLQVVNLSHNMIKKLDANTFRGLRFMRRLYLSDNNIIDVGRGTFGSVTRIGTIDLARNSIKKIDFQMFNQLQYAEVLDVSENEVTLIEKQSFKDLYLARVNLSHNQISSIEAEAFVNCANITLDLSHNLLENISKYAFDSSTYALELQLSYNMFTELNQVPLHNMSGLQILNVSHNSMHSVPRQTFPKLYELHTIDLSYNNISEIQNGIFQTLFSLRYLNLSHNSLQKIKPSTFGSLPTLLDLDMSYNKLEDISRGSLAKLASCRTLTVKNNSLTKIFQLPISLGHLDFSENELEEIPTTEVWPSMNSLLSLDLSRNRLADNLQHGSFDTLLTLRTLFLVENNITKPPQAALGSLSSLQYLYMQGNHLTSLDKAAFGRLPIVFELNLSNNKIANVSIRAFEGLLQLLTLNLSDNAIRHIPNGAFQGLVSLRSLDLSKNRLEKLDNKTKGLLDDCLSLERINLSHNRISFITRKMFPNDPWIPYRLKEIDLSYNTMPVITFDLTVGTRKVKRLNLSHNNINEIRKYVIGNLTSLEYLDLSYNDLSDISEPNVFQDPANLSEVYLNDNHLTSIPLDKIIPMEHLRVLDLRDNEFGSFNIELLKIIKNGTDLRYGGNPLHCDCYVRPLRRWLSTLTEIPESWTEPKCSSPYFLANESVVAVTEDLMVCGEREVQDNPDFEITPDLKYRSVNYNEEDNSWKVTWFVSSRDDIGDFYVVVREAGRTDENAIDKSAPIKPIFERDVVYIERSLTIRDLPDPSSRKLEMCILARDSIGNVKHFRKSQCRFLDKNNADFVTSAGSALSLFYPRFLILVICIVFVRLP